A single region of the Halobacterium wangiae genome encodes:
- the codB gene encoding cytosine permease, with protein MASGTDQSWIRTVIFGKENLPDPDWPTDHVPENERRSLLSISAVLLGFVFFAGTLWSGAEVGAALGFGSMLTALAVGSIILGLYVATLCAIGAQTGLTTVLLSRYTFGRLGAKWADLLLGGTQIGWFGVTIPLVAIPTAKFFGVNTPTWVSALILLWGVFHLATAYFGYEGMEKLSLVAVPILLVVGLVSIGIALQDTGGLGGLMETTGSAGSMTFGAAVTIVVGTFISGGTQAPNWARFAESRRIGFWAGLIAFLAGNSFLFISGAVGGAVYVDTGGDLYEVLAVQGLAAVGLLALILNIWTTNDNAAYAFGVAGSEAFEFDRKRPFVLAGGAIGIALALFGVDGMLVPWLATLGQYVPPLGGVLIADLLLCWRLDIPRMEEVDFASVRAVPVVAYVVGCVVAALTAGAVIPGVDAPQLIPGIAALNGIIAAVLVQVAGHYGLERSGVVSTHDSETF; from the coding sequence ATGGCATCCGGAACAGACCAGAGCTGGATTCGAACCGTGATATTCGGGAAGGAGAACCTGCCGGACCCAGACTGGCCGACAGACCACGTGCCAGAGAACGAACGTCGGAGTCTATTGAGCATCTCCGCGGTGCTCCTCGGTTTCGTCTTCTTCGCCGGCACCCTGTGGTCGGGCGCCGAAGTGGGTGCGGCGCTCGGCTTCGGCTCGATGCTCACCGCCCTCGCTGTCGGGAGCATCATCCTCGGTCTCTACGTGGCCACACTCTGTGCCATCGGCGCGCAGACGGGGCTCACGACGGTACTGCTCTCGCGGTACACCTTCGGCCGACTCGGCGCGAAGTGGGCCGACCTCCTGCTGGGCGGGACGCAGATCGGCTGGTTCGGCGTCACTATCCCACTCGTCGCCATCCCGACAGCGAAGTTCTTCGGCGTCAACACGCCCACGTGGGTGTCCGCGCTCATCCTCCTCTGGGGCGTGTTCCACCTTGCGACGGCCTACTTCGGCTACGAGGGCATGGAGAAGCTCTCCCTCGTCGCCGTCCCCATCCTCCTGGTCGTCGGCCTGGTCTCCATCGGCATCGCGCTCCAGGACACCGGTGGCCTCGGGGGACTGATGGAGACGACAGGGTCCGCCGGTTCGATGACGTTCGGCGCCGCCGTCACCATCGTCGTCGGCACCTTCATCTCGGGTGGCACGCAGGCGCCCAACTGGGCCCGATTCGCCGAGTCCCGACGGATCGGCTTCTGGGCGGGGCTCATCGCGTTCCTCGCGGGCAACAGCTTCCTGTTCATCAGCGGCGCCGTCGGCGGCGCGGTGTACGTCGACACCGGCGGGGACCTCTACGAGGTGCTCGCCGTCCAGGGGCTCGCCGCAGTGGGGCTCCTCGCGCTCATCCTCAACATCTGGACGACCAACGACAACGCGGCGTACGCGTTCGGCGTCGCGGGTAGCGAGGCCTTCGAGTTCGACCGCAAGCGCCCGTTCGTGCTGGCTGGTGGCGCTATCGGTATCGCGCTCGCGCTGTTCGGCGTCGATGGGATGCTGGTCCCGTGGCTCGCCACGCTCGGCCAGTACGTCCCGCCGCTCGGTGGCGTCCTCATCGCCGACCTCCTGCTCTGCTGGCGCCTCGACATCCCGCGGATGGAGGAGGTCGACTTCGCGAGCGTCCGGGCCGTCCCGGTGGTCGCGTACGTCGTCGGCTGTGTCGTCGCGGCGCTCACCGCGGGAGCGGTCATCCCCGGCGTCGATGCGCCACAGCTGATTCCCGGCATCGCGGCGCTCAACGGCATCATCGCAGCCGTGCTCGTGCAGGTCGCTGGCCACTACGGCCTCGAACGGAGCGGCGTCGTCTCCACACACGACTCCGAGACGTTCTGA
- a CDS encoding cytosine deaminase, translating to MADHIVTDARTLDGTRVDVAVRDGVVERVVPAGEGDPGAFDPADHTDADGGLVTPPLIEPHLHLDATLTAGDPSWNDSGTLAEGIETWAEYKQDLDYDDVQERATQTVEWLAAHGVTRVRTHADTTEESLTAVEALLDLREEVDDLVDLQVVAFPQDGVYTADHHEDLLVEALEMGVDVVGGIPHNEHTREDGVRDVQTAFDLAERFDRRIDLHIDETDDPGSRFTEVLASEAIKRDMGDRTTASHTTALHSYPNAYAGKVVSLLAESGATVITNPPDNSVLQGRYDDYPKRRGHTRVDELRDAGVTVGIGHDSVMDPWYHYGVGDPLDAAFVLLHYAHMSGRGDVEPIWEMLTHANAEVFGVDSYGLEEGNEGSLVVYNSPDGFNALRTQAPRRLVLKDGRPIARTEPATTTVSRESGDVDVDFHR from the coding sequence ATGGCAGACCACATCGTTACCGACGCACGAACGCTGGACGGCACGCGCGTGGACGTGGCGGTACGCGACGGCGTCGTCGAACGCGTCGTCCCGGCGGGCGAGGGCGACCCCGGGGCGTTCGACCCGGCCGACCACACGGACGCCGACGGCGGCCTCGTGACGCCGCCGCTCATCGAACCGCACCTCCACCTCGACGCCACGCTGACGGCGGGCGACCCCTCTTGGAACGACTCGGGGACGCTGGCTGAGGGCATCGAGACGTGGGCCGAGTACAAGCAGGACCTCGACTACGACGACGTCCAGGAGCGCGCCACGCAGACAGTGGAGTGGCTCGCGGCCCACGGCGTCACGAGAGTCCGCACGCACGCCGACACCACCGAGGAGTCGCTCACCGCCGTCGAAGCACTCCTCGATCTCCGCGAGGAAGTCGACGACCTGGTGGACCTCCAGGTGGTCGCGTTCCCGCAGGACGGCGTCTACACCGCCGACCACCACGAGGACCTGCTCGTCGAGGCCCTGGAGATGGGCGTCGACGTGGTCGGCGGCATCCCGCACAACGAACACACCCGCGAGGACGGCGTGCGGGACGTCCAGACAGCGTTCGACCTCGCGGAGCGCTTCGACCGCCGCATCGACCTGCACATCGACGAGACGGACGACCCCGGGTCGCGGTTCACCGAGGTGCTGGCGAGCGAGGCCATCAAGCGCGACATGGGCGACCGAACCACCGCCAGCCACACGACCGCGCTCCACTCCTACCCGAACGCCTACGCCGGGAAGGTCGTCTCACTGCTCGCGGAGTCCGGCGCTACCGTGATTACCAACCCGCCGGACAACAGCGTCCTCCAGGGTCGCTACGACGACTACCCGAAGCGCCGCGGCCACACCCGCGTCGACGAACTCCGCGACGCCGGTGTCACCGTCGGCATCGGCCACGACTCCGTGATGGACCCGTGGTACCACTACGGCGTCGGCGACCCGCTGGACGCCGCGTTCGTCCTCCTGCACTACGCCCACATGAGCGGCCGTGGCGACGTCGAACCCATCTGGGAGATGCTCACGCACGCGAACGCCGAAGTGTTCGGTGTCGACTCCTACGGCCTCGAGGAGGGGAACGAGGGTTCGCTCGTCGTCTACAACAGCCCGGACGGCTTCAACGCGCTCCGCACGCAGGCGCCCCGCCGCCTCGTGCTCAAGGACGGCCGACCCATCGCCCGCACCGAACCCGCGACAACGACGGTCAGCCGTGAATCCGGCGACGTCGACGTGGACTTCCACCGCTGA
- a CDS encoding amidohydrolase family protein produces the protein MAHDLLLRNARLPDGRTADVAVDGHAIAALDATGADAARELAAEGGLLAPGFVDCHVHLDKAYIADELPDNESGTLGEAIANIHDRKREYTVEDVRERAGRAIEAHVRNGCTRIRTHVDVDTIGGLTPLRGVVEAREAWADVVDVQVVAFPQEGVVQDPGTAELLADALEEGADAVGGMPANERSDADTREHVDACLDIATEYGVPVDMHVDETDDPTARSLEYLAAEAIDRGVEDVTAGHTCALAAYDDAHAARVVDLLAEAGVNMVTNPPTNLLLQGRHDGHPKRRGITRVDELREAGLTVAAGQDCIRDGFYPYGRASMLETALLTAHAAHLQTPAERRVAWEMVGANAARVMDVDYGLEEGAPATFNVFPPSVETPTDALREGVAPRYVLHEGSVVAENEVRSAVVA, from the coding sequence ATGGCACACGACCTCCTCCTCAGGAACGCTCGACTGCCGGACGGCCGAACGGCGGACGTCGCCGTCGACGGGCACGCCATCGCCGCTCTCGACGCCACGGGCGCCGACGCAGCACGCGAACTAGCTGCAGAGGGTGGCCTGCTCGCGCCGGGGTTCGTCGACTGCCACGTCCACCTCGACAAGGCGTACATCGCCGACGAACTCCCCGACAACGAGAGCGGGACCCTCGGCGAGGCTATCGCGAACATCCACGACAGGAAGCGCGAGTACACCGTCGAAGACGTCCGCGAGCGCGCCGGGCGCGCCATCGAGGCCCACGTCCGGAACGGCTGTACCCGCATCCGCACGCACGTCGACGTCGACACCATCGGCGGACTGACGCCACTCCGCGGCGTCGTCGAGGCCCGGGAGGCGTGGGCGGACGTCGTCGACGTGCAGGTGGTCGCGTTCCCACAGGAGGGAGTAGTCCAGGACCCCGGCACGGCGGAACTGCTCGCAGACGCGCTCGAGGAGGGCGCCGACGCCGTCGGTGGCATGCCGGCCAACGAACGCAGCGACGCCGACACTCGCGAGCACGTCGACGCCTGCCTCGACATCGCCACCGAGTACGGCGTTCCGGTGGACATGCACGTCGACGAGACGGACGACCCGACCGCGCGCTCGCTGGAGTACCTCGCCGCGGAAGCGATCGACCGCGGCGTCGAGGACGTGACCGCCGGCCACACGTGCGCGCTGGCCGCCTACGACGACGCGCACGCCGCTCGCGTCGTCGACCTGCTCGCCGAGGCCGGCGTGAATATGGTGACGAACCCGCCGACGAACCTGCTGCTGCAGGGCCGTCACGACGGACACCCGAAGCGCCGCGGCATCACCCGCGTGGACGAACTCCGCGAGGCGGGCCTCACGGTCGCCGCGGGCCAGGACTGCATCCGGGACGGCTTCTACCCCTACGGCCGCGCGAGCATGCTCGAGACGGCGCTGCTCACCGCGCACGCCGCGCACCTCCAGACGCCCGCGGAGCGCCGCGTCGCGTGGGAGATGGTCGGCGCGAACGCCGCCCGCGTGATGGACGTCGACTACGGCCTCGAGGAGGGCGCTCCCGCCACGTTCAACGTCTTTCCGCCGAGCGTCGAGACGCCGACGGACGCACTGCGGGAGGGTGTAGCCCCGCGGTACGTGCTGCACGAGGGGAGCGTCGTCGCGGAGAACGAGGTTCGGTCGGCGGTGGTCGCGTAG
- a CDS encoding FAD binding domain-containing protein: MKPATFEYHRPSSVSEATELLADLGHDAELLAGNQSLGIIMANRLATPDHLVDLDRVDELSGVSIGDDEVEVGAMTTHRDLEFADDLRDVLPMVPQAAEQIAGPSVRNRGTLGGSVAEADPAGNYPAALVALDADLHVVSEDDGERTVPAREFFIAYMFTDLGPDELVTGATVSREPFPVERTGMAFETLKRAAQTFPTVSAATAVRVDDPDAADPEIEEARVALANVADVPLHVPDAEAAVEGTTLDEDALDEAEAAANEAADPSPEMHADEEWKVELAGEYTRRSLQAAYKRAIND; encoded by the coding sequence ATGAAGCCGGCGACCTTCGAGTACCACCGACCGTCGTCCGTCTCGGAGGCCACGGAGTTGCTGGCGGACCTCGGCCACGACGCCGAACTGCTCGCCGGCAACCAGAGCCTCGGCATCATCATGGCCAACCGACTCGCCACCCCCGACCACCTCGTCGACCTCGACCGCGTCGACGAGCTGTCCGGGGTCTCCATCGGCGACGACGAGGTCGAGGTTGGCGCGATGACGACCCACCGCGACCTGGAGTTCGCTGACGACCTCCGGGACGTGCTCCCGATGGTCCCCCAGGCCGCCGAGCAGATCGCCGGCCCGAGCGTCCGTAACCGGGGGACCCTCGGCGGGAGCGTCGCCGAGGCCGACCCCGCCGGCAACTACCCCGCCGCGCTGGTCGCGCTCGACGCCGACCTCCACGTCGTCTCCGAGGACGACGGCGAGCGCACCGTGCCCGCCCGCGAGTTCTTCATCGCGTACATGTTCACCGACCTCGGCCCGGACGAACTCGTCACTGGCGCGACCGTCTCCCGGGAGCCGTTCCCGGTCGAGCGGACGGGCATGGCCTTCGAGACGCTCAAGCGGGCCGCCCAGACGTTCCCGACCGTGAGCGCGGCGACGGCGGTCCGCGTGGACGACCCGGACGCGGCGGACCCGGAGATCGAGGAGGCGCGCGTCGCGCTGGCGAACGTCGCGGACGTCCCGCTCCACGTCCCCGACGCAGAGGCGGCCGTCGAGGGGACGACGCTCGACGAGGACGCACTCGACGAGGCCGAAGCGGCCGCCAACGAGGCCGCCGACCCCTCCCCCGAGATGCACGCAGACGAGGAGTGGAAGGTCGAACTGGCCGGCGAATACACCCGTCGTTCCCTGCAGGCAGCATACAAACGAGCTATCAATGATTGA
- a CDS encoding CoxG family protein: MIEFSGEFESEHEPEELWKYFTDPDILAQCAPGCDHIEQHSESELSATVAVGVGSVKPTFDVDMTVVEADAPNRLVMHAGGDASRNSFETVAEMDLLENEDGGTTATWNAETNVSGLIASLGQRALGSVAERLVNNFFDDLEELADEGVPAESKISAKPDATASLDE, encoded by the coding sequence ATGATTGAGTTCTCAGGCGAATTCGAGTCGGAGCACGAACCGGAAGAACTGTGGAAGTACTTCACCGACCCCGACATCCTGGCGCAGTGCGCGCCGGGCTGTGACCACATCGAACAGCACTCGGAGTCGGAGCTGTCGGCGACCGTCGCCGTCGGCGTCGGCAGCGTCAAGCCGACGTTCGACGTGGACATGACCGTCGTGGAGGCCGACGCACCGAACCGCCTCGTGATGCACGCGGGCGGCGACGCGTCGCGGAACTCCTTCGAGACGGTCGCGGAGATGGACCTCCTCGAGAACGAGGACGGCGGCACCACGGCGACGTGGAACGCCGAGACGAACGTCTCTGGGCTCATCGCGAGCCTCGGCCAGCGCGCACTCGGCAGCGTCGCCGAGCGCCTCGTCAACAACTTCTTCGACGACCTCGAGGAACTCGCGGACGAGGGCGTCCCCGCGGAGTCGAAGATCAGCGCGAAGCCGGACGCGACGGCGAGCCTGGACGAGTAA
- a CDS encoding xanthine dehydrogenase family protein molybdopterin-binding subunit: protein MSGAESPTEPGTETDTHVERESFVGSGLERVEDHRILTGEAEYIHDIEPENTVHMALVRSVHPHAHVEDVDTSAAEDHPDCLLALTVDTLKEEYEPMPCGLKGFEEWSLADDKVRFVGEPVVAVVAKDRYAAEDIVDLVDIEYDQLDPVVDPLDAREDETLVHEHFGSNVADSETLDFGDVEGAFEEADNVIEREYSWGRISGVPLETAGVVATYDPDHDAFDIDCNIQLHTLVDDTIYEPLGYPPEKVNLEVPPDVGGSFGTKIAIHRYCTLAAMASQQLDGRPVKFVEDRIENLQGGDMHSSDRDYRVRLAYDDDGTIRGLDTWFVDDFGAFPHYPVNQALKPLSVVTNAYDIENVRYDYEIALTNKTAQTAYRGFGVPPHLHALEMVVDEAARELGVEATDLRRLNLIQPDDMPFRLPTHNIYDSGDFPAALDRIEEIVEEREVCEGGLLDPDVVEQKREEGKYRGYSPTVHIEPGVSGSDWTDRQRTDKDALEARDREDVSELPEHFRIELMEDGTVQSYLATDTSGQGHQTLVTQLLADGLGVLPSDIEVGYLDSVTAPTEYGTAASRMAVMLSGATEGAAQKLRENCRKLAAQREFGCDVDDVVYRDGGVERADGSERLTLAELAELDSGQKNERLTRVSYDYEHPTTSLPEFDEALTRKFPVYPTAAFAANAPIVEVDTDTGEVDILKFYSLRDCGTRLNPTIVDGQAHGGLAQGLGAALMEEFEYDDEGQPQAITMFEYLLPSTKNMPDVELEHSETPSPFTATGAKGTGEGGMIDGPAAIASSINAALADQGIVADQIPMTPHRVRKRLRDGE, encoded by the coding sequence ATGTCCGGCGCCGAGTCACCGACCGAACCGGGAACCGAGACGGACACGCACGTCGAGCGGGAGTCGTTCGTCGGGTCGGGCCTCGAACGCGTCGAGGACCACCGCATCCTCACCGGCGAGGCCGAGTACATCCACGACATCGAACCGGAGAACACCGTCCACATGGCGCTCGTCCGCAGCGTCCACCCACACGCGCACGTCGAGGACGTGGACACGAGCGCCGCAGAGGACCATCCGGACTGCCTGCTCGCGCTCACCGTCGACACGCTGAAAGAGGAGTACGAGCCGATGCCCTGCGGTCTGAAGGGGTTCGAGGAGTGGTCGCTGGCCGACGACAAGGTCCGGTTCGTCGGTGAACCCGTCGTCGCAGTCGTCGCGAAAGACCGCTACGCCGCCGAGGACATCGTCGACCTCGTCGACATCGAGTACGACCAGCTCGACCCCGTGGTCGACCCGCTGGATGCCCGCGAGGACGAGACGCTCGTCCACGAGCACTTCGGCTCGAACGTCGCCGACAGCGAGACGCTGGACTTCGGCGACGTCGAGGGCGCCTTCGAGGAGGCTGACAACGTCATCGAGCGGGAGTACTCGTGGGGCCGCATCTCCGGTGTCCCACTCGAGACCGCTGGCGTCGTCGCGACGTACGACCCCGACCACGACGCCTTCGACATCGACTGCAACATCCAGCTCCACACGCTCGTCGACGACACCATCTACGAGCCGCTGGGCTACCCGCCGGAGAAGGTGAACCTGGAGGTTCCACCGGACGTCGGTGGGAGCTTCGGGACGAAGATCGCGATCCACCGCTACTGCACGCTCGCCGCGATGGCGTCCCAGCAGCTCGACGGGCGGCCCGTGAAGTTCGTCGAGGACCGCATCGAGAACCTCCAGGGCGGGGACATGCACTCCTCCGACCGCGACTACCGCGTGCGCCTCGCGTACGACGACGACGGCACCATCCGCGGCCTGGACACGTGGTTCGTCGACGACTTCGGCGCGTTCCCGCACTATCCCGTCAATCAGGCGCTGAAGCCGCTGTCGGTCGTCACGAACGCCTACGACATCGAGAACGTCCGCTACGACTACGAGATCGCGCTGACGAACAAGACAGCCCAGACCGCCTACCGCGGCTTCGGCGTGCCGCCACACCTCCACGCCCTGGAGATGGTCGTCGACGAGGCGGCCCGCGAACTCGGCGTGGAAGCCACGGACCTCCGGCGGCTGAACCTCATCCAGCCCGACGACATGCCGTTCCGCCTCCCGACACACAACATCTACGACTCCGGGGACTTCCCGGCGGCACTCGACCGCATCGAGGAGATCGTCGAGGAGCGAGAGGTCTGCGAGGGCGGCCTGCTCGACCCCGACGTCGTCGAGCAGAAGCGCGAGGAGGGGAAGTACCGCGGCTACAGCCCCACCGTCCACATCGAACCCGGCGTCTCCGGCTCCGACTGGACGGACCGCCAGCGCACGGACAAGGACGCCCTCGAGGCCCGCGACCGCGAGGACGTCTCCGAACTCCCCGAGCACTTCCGCATCGAACTGATGGAGGACGGCACCGTCCAGTCGTACCTCGCGACGGACACCTCCGGGCAGGGCCACCAGACGCTCGTCACCCAGTTGCTCGCCGACGGCCTCGGCGTGCTCCCGAGCGACATCGAGGTCGGCTACCTCGACAGCGTGACGGCACCGACGGAGTACGGCACCGCGGCCTCCCGGATGGCCGTGATGCTGTCGGGCGCCACCGAGGGCGCCGCCCAGAAGCTCCGCGAGAACTGCCGGAAGCTCGCCGCGCAGCGCGAGTTCGGCTGCGACGTCGACGACGTGGTCTACCGCGACGGCGGCGTCGAACGCGCGGACGGCTCCGAACGACTCACGCTCGCGGAACTCGCGGAACTCGACTCGGGCCAGAAGAACGAACGCCTCACGCGGGTCAGCTACGACTACGAGCACCCGACGACGAGCCTCCCCGAGTTCGACGAGGCGCTCACCCGGAAGTTCCCGGTCTACCCGACGGCCGCGTTCGCCGCGAACGCGCCCATCGTGGAGGTCGACACTGACACCGGCGAGGTCGACATCCTGAAGTTCTACTCGCTGCGGGACTGTGGCACCCGCCTCAACCCCACCATCGTCGACGGCCAGGCCCACGGCGGTCTCGCGCAGGGCCTCGGCGCGGCGCTCATGGAGGAGTTCGAGTACGACGACGAGGGCCAGCCACAGGCCATCACCATGTTCGAGTACCTCCTCCCGTCGACGAAGAACATGCCCGACGTCGAACTGGAGCACTCCGAGACGCCGTCGCCGTTCACCGCCACCGGCGCGAAGGGCACCGGCGAGGGCGGCATGATCGACGGCCCCGCGGCCATCGCCTCCTCCATCAACGCCGCGCTGGCCGACCAGGGGATCGTCGCCGACCAGATCCCGATGACGCCCCACCGCGTCCGGAAGCGCCTCCGCGACGGCGAGTAA
- a CDS encoding (2Fe-2S)-binding protein has product MSSESSSQSLDRPTEELTLSVNGETISTTVEPRLKLSDFLRRECGQRGVRVGCEHGVCGACTVLVDGKSTKSCLTYAVQVDGAEVTTVEGLATDGELHPIQEAYHQEHALQCGFCTSGFVMATKELLDRNPDPDKGEVKEGLADNICRCTGYQNIYKAVDRAADELMEAPSDDLSDRTGGGE; this is encoded by the coding sequence ATGAGCAGTGAGAGCAGTTCACAGAGTCTCGACCGTCCCACCGAGGAGCTCACGCTCTCGGTGAACGGTGAGACCATATCGACGACCGTGGAGCCCCGCCTGAAGCTCTCGGACTTTCTCCGTCGCGAGTGCGGGCAGCGCGGCGTGCGCGTCGGCTGCGAGCACGGCGTCTGCGGCGCCTGTACGGTACTCGTCGACGGGAAGAGCACGAAGAGCTGTCTCACCTACGCCGTCCAGGTCGACGGCGCCGAGGTGACGACCGTCGAGGGGCTGGCGACCGACGGCGAACTCCACCCCATCCAGGAGGCCTACCACCAGGAGCACGCCCTCCAGTGTGGCTTCTGCACCAGTGGGTTCGTGATGGCGACGAAGGAACTCCTCGACCGCAACCCCGACCCCGACAAGGGCGAAGTCAAGGAGGGACTGGCGGACAACATCTGTCGCTGCACGGGCTACCAGAACATCTACAAGGCGGTCGACCGGGCGGCCGACGAACTGATGGAGGCCCCTAGCGACGACCTGTCGGACCGCACCGGAGGTGGCGAGTAG
- a CDS encoding XdhC family protein, translating to MDSDDPWSVTDRDLHDRLRSLRDADATAAVATVVDVEGSAYRRPGAKLLAPDDDDALGAITAGCLEGPVAELAADARQTAASAVETFDLMDDDEWGLGLGCNGIIDVLVEPLDDSYDPLLAALADREPATVLTVVESDDETVPVGARTVVTADGPRTGDDRPGLPADVLNELRDASADARESGSSGAVTVERAAGDLRVFVDGVEPAPDLLLFGAQNDVHAVARFGAEAGFRVTVASARGARASEDAFPHAHRVVGTHPSDVDEVVEAPERTYAVLMSHNLIDDQLVLETLLRETEVPYVGLMGPRERFEEIRDAVAEEGTTFTPGELDRVSTPVGLDLGDGSPTGIALSVVAEALAVANDAAGGRLREQSGPIHPRTDPTP from the coding sequence CCGGAGCCTCCGGGACGCCGACGCGACGGCCGCCGTCGCGACGGTCGTCGACGTCGAGGGGTCGGCCTACCGCCGCCCCGGTGCGAAACTGCTCGCGCCTGACGACGACGACGCGCTCGGCGCCATCACCGCCGGCTGCCTTGAGGGACCGGTCGCCGAACTCGCCGCCGACGCCCGACAGACCGCGGCCTCGGCCGTGGAGACGTTCGACCTGATGGACGACGACGAGTGGGGCCTCGGCCTCGGCTGCAACGGCATCATCGACGTTCTCGTCGAACCGCTGGACGACTCCTACGACCCGCTGCTGGCGGCGCTCGCCGACCGCGAACCGGCGACCGTGCTGACCGTCGTCGAGAGCGACGACGAGACGGTTCCCGTGGGCGCGCGCACCGTCGTCACCGCAGACGGGCCGCGAACTGGCGACGACCGACCGGGACTCCCCGCGGACGTCCTCAACGAACTGCGCGACGCCTCGGCGGACGCCCGGGAGTCCGGGTCGAGCGGCGCCGTGACCGTCGAGCGGGCGGCCGGCGACCTGCGCGTGTTCGTCGACGGCGTCGAACCCGCGCCCGACCTCCTGCTGTTCGGCGCGCAGAACGACGTCCACGCGGTCGCGCGGTTCGGCGCGGAGGCCGGCTTCAGGGTGACCGTGGCGTCCGCGCGCGGCGCGCGCGCCAGCGAGGACGCGTTCCCGCACGCCCACCGCGTCGTCGGCACGCACCCGAGCGACGTCGACGAGGTCGTCGAGGCGCCCGAGCGCACGTACGCGGTCCTGATGTCGCACAACCTCATCGACGACCAGCTGGTCCTCGAGACGTTGCTCCGGGAGACCGAGGTGCCGTACGTCGGACTGATGGGGCCGCGGGAACGCTTCGAGGAGATCCGGGACGCGGTCGCCGAGGAGGGGACGACGTTCACGCCCGGGGAACTCGACCGCGTGTCGACGCCGGTCGGCCTCGACCTCGGCGACGGCAGTCCGACGGGCATCGCACTGAGCGTCGTCGCGGAGGCGCTGGCCGTCGCGAACGACGCCGCGGGCGGGCGACTCCGCGAGCAGTCCGGTCCCATCCACCCGCGCACCGACCCGACGCCGTGA